One Actinosynnema pretiosum DNA segment encodes these proteins:
- a CDS encoding S8 family peptidase: MGDAYRRLAALGLTAVTATALAVTTAGSAWATGEVVGASSADAVPGSYVVTLRDDASPRAAATSAATSLTSRYGGEVKRTYSHALNGFHATMSAEQAAKLAADPKVAMVQADLRITVDAVQPNPPSWGLDRIDQRDLPLDSSYSYETGASNVTAYIIDTGIRTTHSTFGGRASWGANTIDTNNTDCQGHGTHVAGTVGGAEYGVAKEVKLVAVKVLNCAGSGTTASVVGGIDWVTANAVKPAVANMSLGGGADATLDAAVRASVASGVTHVVASGNSSANACNYSPARVAEAISVNASTRTDARASFSNFGTCTDVFAPGEGITSSWNTNDTATNTISGTSMASPHVAGGAALYLAENPTAAPATVEAALLSAASADKIGNAGAGSPNKLLFTGSTTTPSIANPGAKANLAGDSVSFQLSVFGGTAPHVFTATGLPDGVTISDGGLVSGSPTTAGTYSVTVTATDSLGVSGSTAFSWLVVEPGAECPTTTNSTAYPIADNSTVSSPITLACGALASATTTVTVDITHTYTGDLVVDLVAPDGSVYNLHNRTGGSADDIKRSFTVDASSEVVVGTWTLRVQDAASLDTGRLNSWSLDV, encoded by the coding sequence ATGGGAGACGCTTACCGGAGGCTGGCCGCGCTCGGCCTGACCGCCGTCACAGCCACCGCGCTGGCCGTCACGACGGCGGGCAGCGCGTGGGCCACGGGTGAGGTCGTGGGCGCGAGCAGCGCCGACGCCGTGCCCGGCTCGTACGTGGTGACCCTGCGCGACGACGCCTCTCCGCGCGCCGCCGCCACCAGCGCCGCCACCTCGTTGACCTCGCGCTACGGCGGCGAGGTCAAGCGCACCTACTCGCACGCCCTGAACGGCTTCCACGCCACCATGTCCGCCGAGCAGGCCGCGAAGCTCGCCGCCGACCCCAAGGTCGCGATGGTGCAGGCGGACCTGCGGATCACCGTCGACGCGGTCCAGCCGAACCCGCCGTCGTGGGGCCTGGACCGGATCGACCAGCGCGACCTGCCGCTGGACAGCTCCTACTCGTACGAGACGGGCGCGTCGAACGTGACCGCCTACATCATCGACACCGGCATCCGCACCACGCACAGCACGTTCGGCGGCCGGGCGAGCTGGGGCGCGAACACGATCGACACCAACAACACCGACTGCCAGGGCCACGGCACGCACGTCGCGGGCACCGTGGGCGGCGCGGAGTACGGCGTGGCCAAGGAGGTGAAGCTGGTCGCGGTCAAGGTGCTCAACTGCGCGGGCAGCGGCACCACGGCCAGCGTCGTCGGCGGCATCGACTGGGTGACCGCCAACGCGGTGAAGCCCGCCGTCGCGAACATGAGCCTGGGCGGCGGCGCGGACGCCACCCTGGACGCGGCGGTGCGCGCCTCGGTCGCCTCGGGCGTCACGCACGTGGTGGCCTCGGGCAACAGCAGCGCGAACGCCTGCAACTACTCCCCCGCCCGCGTGGCCGAGGCGATCAGCGTGAACGCCTCGACCAGGACGGACGCGCGCGCCTCGTTCTCCAACTTCGGCACGTGCACCGACGTCTTCGCGCCGGGCGAGGGCATCACCTCGTCGTGGAACACCAACGACACCGCCACCAACACCATCAGCGGCACGTCGATGGCGTCCCCGCACGTGGCGGGCGGGGCGGCGCTGTACCTGGCGGAGAACCCGACCGCCGCGCCCGCGACCGTGGAGGCCGCGCTGCTCTCGGCCGCCAGCGCCGACAAGATCGGCAACGCGGGCGCCGGGTCGCCGAACAAGCTGCTGTTCACCGGCAGCACGACGACCCCGTCGATCGCGAACCCCGGCGCCAAGGCGAACCTGGCCGGTGACTCGGTCAGCTTCCAGCTGTCGGTGTTCGGCGGCACCGCGCCGCACGTGTTCACCGCGACCGGGCTGCCGGACGGCGTGACCATCAGCGACGGCGGCCTGGTCTCCGGGTCGCCGACGACGGCGGGCACCTACTCGGTGACCGTGACCGCCACGGACTCGCTGGGCGTGTCCGGGTCGACCGCGTTCAGCTGGCTGGTGGTGGAGCCGGGCGCCGAGTGCCCGACGACGACCAACAGCACCGCCTACCCGATCGCCGACAACTCGACGGTGAGCAGCCCGATCACCCTGGCGTGCGGGGCGCTGGCCTCGGCGACGACCACGGTGACCGTGGACATCACGCACACCTACACCGGCGACCTGGTCGTGGACCTGGTCGCGCCGGACGGGTCGGTGTACAACCTGCACAACCGGACCGGGGGCAGCGCGGACGACATCAAGCGCAGCTTCACGGTGGACGCGTCGAGCGAGGTCGTGGTCGGCACCTGGACGCTGCGGGTGCAGGACGCGGCGTCGCTGGACACCGGTCGGCTGAACTCGTGGTCGCTGGACGTGTGA
- a CDS encoding response regulator transcription factor — MSTSKVLVVEDTQEIRTVIEMALTDARFDVRSAGDGDTALELVRQWDPEVVLLDLNIPGPDGLEVCRRLRQFSTAYVLMLTARADEVDKLVGLSAGADDYLTKPFSPRELVARVHTVLRRPRIPAARDSRRVVGPVEVDLDARSVEVNGNHVATTKIEFELLAAITENTRQVRTRDQLRRRAWGEEWLADDHAVDVHVSNLRRKLVAAGAPRDFIATVRGVGYRVNQEVR, encoded by the coding sequence GTGAGCACCTCGAAGGTCCTGGTTGTCGAGGACACCCAGGAGATCCGCACCGTGATCGAGATGGCCCTGACCGACGCGAGGTTCGACGTCCGCAGCGCGGGCGACGGCGACACCGCGCTGGAGCTGGTCCGCCAGTGGGACCCGGAGGTCGTGCTGCTCGACCTCAACATCCCCGGCCCCGACGGCCTGGAGGTCTGCCGCAGGCTGCGCCAGTTCTCCACCGCCTACGTGCTGATGCTGACCGCCCGCGCGGACGAGGTCGACAAGCTCGTCGGCCTGTCCGCGGGCGCGGACGACTACCTCACCAAGCCCTTCTCCCCCAGGGAGCTGGTGGCCCGCGTGCACACCGTGCTGCGCCGCCCCCGCATCCCCGCCGCCCGCGACAGCAGGCGCGTCGTCGGCCCGGTCGAGGTCGACCTGGACGCCAGGTCCGTCGAGGTCAACGGCAACCACGTGGCCACCACGAAGATCGAGTTCGAGCTGCTGGCCGCCATCACCGAGAACACCCGACAGGTCCGCACCCGCGACCAGCTGCGCAGGCGCGCCTGGGGCGAGGAGTGGCTGGCCGACGACCACGCGGTGGACGTCCACGTGTCGAACCTGCGCCGCAAGCTCGTGGCCGCCGGGGCGCCGCGCGACTTCATCGCCACCGTCCGCGGTGTCGGCTACCGCGTCAACCAGGAGGTCCGATGA
- a CDS encoding GbsR/MarR family transcriptional regulator — protein sequence MLSDAGMARMPARVFAALLATDSGALTSAELSERLRISPAAVSGAVRYLNQVNLVSREREAGTRREVYRIYDDAWYESLFRREQALINWEGALREGAEALAGTPAGARLERTLAFTEFLERELTGLLERWRLHRKEHFTQ from the coding sequence ATGCTCAGCGACGCCGGGATGGCCAGGATGCCCGCGCGGGTGTTCGCGGCGCTGCTGGCGACCGACAGCGGCGCGCTGACCTCCGCGGAGCTGTCCGAGCGGCTCCGGATCTCCCCCGCCGCCGTGTCCGGGGCGGTCCGCTACCTCAACCAGGTCAACCTGGTCAGCCGCGAGCGCGAGGCCGGGACCCGGCGCGAGGTGTACCGGATCTACGACGACGCCTGGTACGAGTCGCTGTTCCGCCGCGAGCAGGCCCTCATCAACTGGGAGGGCGCGCTGCGCGAGGGCGCCGAGGCGCTCGCGGGCACCCCGGCCGGGGCGCGGCTGGAGCGGACGCTGGCGTTCACCGAGTTCCTGGAGCGGGAGCTGACGGGTCTGCTGGAGCGCTGGCGCCTGCACCGAAAAGAGCACTTCACGCAGTGA
- a CDS encoding NUDIX domain-containing protein, which produces MADRHLIDVHLLLLRPGPGPGPGPDAGSEVLLSLRRDPAHPRFDGRWHLPSGKLDAGESALAAAAREAHEELGVVIAEADLRLVHTAHATATGVEPRLGLFFAVTAWGGEPVNAEPDKCAELRWFGLDALPDDLIEYSLLGLDGHRTATPFSVYGW; this is translated from the coding sequence GTGGCCGACCGCCACCTGATCGACGTGCACCTGCTCCTGCTGCGCCCAGGCCCTGGTCCGGGTCCGGGCCCCGACGCCGGTTCGGAGGTGCTGCTGTCCCTGCGCCGCGATCCCGCGCACCCGCGGTTCGACGGCCGCTGGCACCTGCCGTCCGGCAAGCTCGACGCGGGCGAGTCGGCCCTGGCCGCCGCCGCCCGCGAGGCGCACGAGGAGCTGGGCGTGGTGATCGCCGAGGCGGACCTGCGGCTCGTGCACACCGCCCACGCCACCGCGACCGGTGTCGAGCCCCGGCTGGGGTTGTTCTTCGCGGTCACGGCCTGGGGTGGCGAGCCGGTCAACGCGGAGCCGGACAAGTGCGCCGAGCTGCGCTGGTTCGGGCTCGACGCGCTGCCCGACGACCTGATCGAGTACTCCCTGCTGGGCCTGGACGGTCACCGCACCGCCACGCCCTTCAGCGTGTACGGGTGGTGA
- the mshC gene encoding cysteine--1-D-myo-inosityl 2-amino-2-deoxy-alpha-D-glucopyranoside ligase — protein MQTWSSPSVPKLRGAPRPLRLHDTATGEVRPTAPGDTARLYVCGITPYDATHLGHAATYLAFDLVQRIWLDNGHDVHYVQNVTDVDDPLLERAARDQDDWVVLAMRETALFREDMEALRVLAPREFVGAVESIPGIVDMIEKLLASGAAYRLDDDEYPDVYFPHDATPHFGYESNYDRETMLRLFAERGGDPERPGKRDPLDALLWRMARPGEPSWETSIGAGRPGWHIECSQIALVNLDTPFDLQGGGSDLVFPHHEYSAAHAEALTGRHPFARHYAHAGMIGLDGEKMSKSRGNLVFVSKLRSTGVDPGAIRLALFAGHYREDRPWTDELFTEAGVRLALWRSAANLESGPSADDVVARVREHLGNDLDTPKALAALDAWAREAWDRGGPDAEAPGVFRTAVDALLGIAL, from the coding sequence ATGCAGACCTGGTCATCCCCCTCCGTTCCCAAGCTCCGCGGTGCACCCCGCCCCCTCCGGCTCCACGACACCGCGACCGGCGAGGTGCGGCCCACCGCGCCGGGGGACACCGCTCGGCTGTACGTCTGCGGCATCACCCCCTACGACGCCACGCACCTCGGCCACGCCGCCACCTACCTGGCGTTCGACCTGGTCCAGCGGATCTGGCTGGACAACGGGCATGACGTGCACTACGTGCAGAACGTCACCGACGTGGACGACCCGCTGCTGGAGCGCGCCGCCCGCGACCAGGACGACTGGGTCGTGCTCGCGATGCGCGAGACCGCCCTGTTCCGCGAGGACATGGAGGCGCTGCGCGTCCTGGCCCCGCGCGAGTTCGTCGGCGCCGTCGAGTCCATCCCCGGCATCGTCGACATGATCGAGAAGCTGCTGGCGTCCGGCGCGGCCTACCGGCTCGACGACGACGAGTACCCGGACGTCTACTTCCCGCACGACGCCACGCCCCACTTCGGCTACGAGTCGAACTACGACCGCGAGACCATGCTGCGGCTGTTCGCCGAGCGCGGCGGCGACCCGGAGCGCCCCGGCAAGCGGGACCCGCTCGACGCGCTGCTGTGGCGCATGGCGCGACCCGGCGAGCCGTCCTGGGAGACCTCGATCGGCGCCGGGCGCCCCGGCTGGCACATCGAGTGCAGCCAGATCGCGCTCGTCAACCTGGACACCCCGTTCGACCTGCAGGGCGGCGGGTCCGACCTGGTCTTCCCGCACCACGAGTACAGCGCCGCGCACGCCGAGGCGCTCACCGGCAGGCACCCGTTCGCCCGGCACTACGCGCACGCCGGGATGATCGGCCTGGACGGCGAGAAGATGTCCAAGTCCAGGGGCAACCTGGTGTTCGTGTCCAAGCTGCGCTCCACCGGCGTCGACCCCGGCGCGATCCGCCTCGCGCTGTTCGCGGGCCACTACCGCGAGGACCGGCCGTGGACCGACGAGCTGTTCACCGAGGCCGGGGTCAGGCTGGCGCTGTGGCGCTCGGCCGCGAACCTGGAGTCCGGGCCGTCCGCCGACGACGTCGTCGCGCGGGTGCGCGAGCACCTGGGCAACGACCTCGACACCCCGAAGGCGCTCGCCGCGCTGGACGCGTGGGCGCGCGAGGCGTGGGACCGGGGCGGCCCCGACGCCGAGGCACCCGGCGTGTTCCGCACCGCCGTGGACGCCCTGCTCGGCATCGCGCTCTGA
- a CDS encoding response regulator — MNTKRLLVVDDDPDVRELLLLSLLDSGWQVDGTGTGADALERCRAGQVDGLLLDLEMPGVSGRDVLAQVALDGPPVVFVTASHEPALDAELVAAGALAVLPKPFDPLRIGHQVGSALGWVTTTGGPPEDHRLAG, encoded by the coding sequence ATGAACACCAAGCGGCTGCTCGTCGTCGACGACGACCCCGACGTGCGCGAGCTGCTCCTGCTGTCCCTGCTGGACAGCGGCTGGCAGGTCGACGGCACCGGCACCGGCGCGGACGCGCTGGAGCGGTGCCGGGCGGGGCAGGTCGACGGGCTGCTGCTCGACCTGGAGATGCCGGGCGTGAGCGGGCGGGACGTCCTCGCCCAGGTCGCGCTCGACGGCCCCCCGGTCGTGTTCGTCACCGCCTCCCACGAGCCCGCGCTCGACGCCGAGCTGGTCGCCGCGGGCGCGCTCGCCGTGCTGCCTAAGCCGTTCGACCCGCTGCGCATCGGTCACCAGGTCGGGTCCGCGCTCGGCTGGGTCACCACCACGGGCGGTCCACCAGAGGACCACCGACTGGCAGGGTGA
- a CDS encoding methyl-accepting chemotaxis protein: MKLSDVRIGTKVLLAVGVVALASVLTGVTGLVKIESLQDTNDTQLSRTVPYLNGLQEAALQAKAAANDERGYLLTGEQSYRDSFEKRFTAVADALRSSETSTQRPERKEAVAKVRAELEKWHASVTAELDLFATDRAGAVTASTTVNRDLRKTYEDVLTVEVQAAVDDLASSTDFNETVESAQLQMVLILVLGTLAGVVVALWIGRRISRPVSEVVTVLNKVADGDLTGRVDVRGKDEVAQMGEALNRAASSMEQAVRTIDQSASALANAAEELHTTNAEIARSAQEVDAQANQVATSAQDVSDNISTVATGSDQMSEAIRSISTSASDAADVASRAVAAAQSTTATVGELGQSSAEIGDVIKVITSIAEQTNLLALNATIEAARAGEAGKGFAVVASEVKDLAQETARATEDIARRVEVIQSNTTNAVAAIAEISHVIAQINDHQMTIASAVEEQTATTGEMNRNVSHASDSSAKIAANITGVASAASSTTTSVAEAQRAAGDLAGMAENLKSLVSGFRTS, encoded by the coding sequence ATGAAACTGTCGGATGTCCGCATCGGCACCAAGGTGCTGCTCGCGGTGGGCGTGGTGGCCCTCGCCTCGGTGCTGACCGGCGTCACCGGCCTGGTGAAGATCGAGTCCTTGCAGGACACGAACGACACGCAGCTGAGCCGGACCGTCCCCTACCTCAACGGCCTGCAGGAGGCCGCGCTCCAGGCGAAGGCCGCCGCGAACGACGAGCGCGGCTACCTGCTGACCGGCGAGCAGTCCTACCGGGACAGCTTCGAGAAGCGCTTCACCGCCGTCGCGGACGCGCTGCGCAGCTCCGAGACCTCCACCCAGCGCCCCGAGCGCAAGGAGGCGGTCGCGAAGGTCCGCGCCGAGCTGGAGAAGTGGCACGCCTCGGTGACCGCCGAGCTGGACCTGTTCGCCACCGACCGGGCGGGCGCGGTCACCGCGTCCACCACCGTGAACCGCGACCTGCGCAAGACCTACGAGGACGTGCTGACCGTCGAGGTGCAGGCCGCCGTCGACGACCTCGCGTCCAGCACCGACTTCAACGAGACCGTCGAGTCCGCGCAGCTGCAGATGGTGCTGATCCTGGTGCTGGGCACGCTCGCGGGCGTGGTCGTGGCGCTGTGGATCGGCCGCCGCATCTCGCGCCCCGTCAGCGAGGTCGTGACCGTGCTGAACAAGGTCGCCGACGGCGACCTGACCGGCCGCGTCGACGTGCGGGGCAAGGACGAGGTCGCCCAGATGGGCGAGGCGCTGAACCGGGCCGCGTCCAGCATGGAGCAGGCCGTGCGCACCATCGACCAGTCGGCGTCGGCGCTCGCGAACGCCGCCGAGGAGCTGCACACCACCAACGCGGAGATCGCCCGCAGCGCGCAGGAGGTCGACGCGCAGGCCAACCAGGTCGCGACCTCGGCGCAGGACGTGTCGGACAACATCTCGACCGTGGCCACCGGCTCGGACCAGATGAGCGAGGCCATCCGCTCGATCTCCACCAGCGCCTCCGACGCCGCCGACGTGGCGTCCCGCGCGGTGGCCGCCGCCCAGAGCACCACCGCCACGGTCGGCGAGCTGGGGCAGTCCAGCGCGGAGATCGGCGACGTCATCAAGGTGATCACCTCGATCGCCGAGCAGACCAACCTGCTCGCCCTGAACGCCACGATCGAGGCCGCGCGCGCCGGTGAGGCGGGCAAGGGCTTCGCGGTGGTGGCGAGCGAGGTCAAGGACCTGGCGCAGGAGACCGCGCGGGCCACCGAGGACATCGCGCGCCGGGTCGAGGTGATCCAGTCGAACACCACGAACGCGGTGGCGGCGATCGCCGAGATCAGCCACGTGATCGCGCAGATCAACGACCACCAGATGACCATCGCCTCGGCGGTGGAGGAGCAGACCGCGACCACCGGCGAGATGAACCGGAACGTGTCGCACGCGTCGGACTCCAGCGCGAAGATCGCCGCGAACATCACCGGCGTGGCGAGCGCGGCGAGCAGCACCACCACCAGCGTGGCCGAGGCGCAGCGCGCCGCCGGTGACCTGGCGGGCATGGCGGAGAACCTGAAGTCGCTGGTGTCGGGCTTCCGCACGTCCTGA
- the ctaD gene encoding aa3-type cytochrome oxidase subunit I, producing MTALKPEPVVVRPGAGARGSKGSVLLGLLRTTDPKRIGLMYLVTSFFFFLVGGLMALLMRGELARPGMQFLSNEQYNQLFTMHGTVMLLLYATPIVFGFANYVLPLQIGSPDVAFPRLNALSYWLYLFGATVTVSSMLTPAGAPDFGWTAYTPLSTAAHSPGVGADLWILGLALGGVGTILGAVNMITTVVCLRAPGMTMWRLPIFTWNILVTSVLILLAFPILTAALLALAADRHLGAHVFDPANGGVILWQHLFWFFGHPEVYIIALPFFGIVTEVFPVFSRKPLFGYKGLVFATLAIAALSVAVWAHHMFATGAVLLPFFSLMTFLIAVPTGIKFFNWIGTMWKGQLTFESPMLFSVGFLVTFLFGGLSGILLASPPIDFHVHDTYFVVAHFHYVLFGTIVFATFAGIYFWFPKMTGRMLDEGLGKLHFWTTFLGFHATFLVHHWLGNEGMPRRYADYLPSDGFTFLNTLSTIGSFVLGASVLPFVWNVVRSHRYGELAGVDDPWGFGNSLEWATSSPPPRHNFTELPRIRSERPAFELHHPHMVERMRAEAHFSLRRGGESTPPDPVTEQALAPTDRNRKNPSDE from the coding sequence ATGACCGCGCTCAAGCCGGAACCCGTGGTCGTCCGTCCCGGCGCGGGCGCGCGCGGGTCCAAGGGGTCGGTGCTGCTGGGGTTGCTGCGCACCACCGATCCCAAGCGGATCGGGCTGATGTACCTGGTGACGTCGTTCTTCTTCTTCCTCGTCGGCGGCCTGATGGCCCTGCTCATGCGGGGCGAGCTGGCCCGGCCGGGGATGCAGTTCCTGTCGAACGAGCAGTACAACCAACTGTTCACGATGCACGGGACGGTGATGCTGCTGCTGTACGCCACCCCGATCGTGTTCGGCTTCGCCAACTACGTCCTGCCGCTGCAGATCGGCTCGCCGGACGTGGCGTTCCCCCGGCTCAACGCGCTCTCGTACTGGCTCTACCTGTTCGGCGCGACGGTGACGGTCAGCTCGATGCTCACCCCGGCCGGGGCTCCCGACTTCGGGTGGACCGCCTACACCCCGCTGTCGACGGCGGCGCACTCCCCCGGCGTCGGCGCGGACCTGTGGATCCTCGGCCTGGCGCTCGGCGGGGTCGGCACGATCCTCGGCGCGGTCAACATGATCACCACCGTGGTGTGCCTGCGCGCGCCGGGCATGACCATGTGGCGGTTGCCGATCTTCACCTGGAACATCCTGGTCACCAGCGTGCTGATCCTGCTGGCGTTCCCGATCCTGACCGCGGCGCTGCTCGCGCTGGCCGCCGACCGGCACCTCGGCGCGCACGTGTTCGACCCGGCCAACGGCGGCGTGATCCTGTGGCAGCACCTGTTCTGGTTCTTCGGCCACCCGGAGGTGTACATCATCGCGCTGCCGTTCTTCGGCATCGTGACCGAGGTGTTCCCGGTGTTCAGCCGCAAGCCCCTGTTCGGGTACAAGGGCCTGGTGTTCGCCACGCTCGCGATCGCCGCCCTGTCGGTGGCGGTGTGGGCGCACCACATGTTCGCGACCGGCGCGGTGCTGCTGCCGTTCTTCTCGCTGATGACGTTCCTGATCGCGGTGCCGACCGGGATCAAGTTCTTCAACTGGATCGGCACGATGTGGAAGGGGCAGCTCACCTTCGAGTCGCCGATGCTGTTCTCGGTCGGGTTCCTGGTGACGTTCCTGTTCGGCGGCCTGTCCGGCATCCTGCTGGCGTCGCCGCCGATCGACTTCCACGTGCACGACACGTACTTCGTCGTCGCCCACTTCCACTACGTCCTGTTCGGCACGATCGTGTTCGCCACCTTCGCCGGGATCTACTTCTGGTTCCCCAAGATGACCGGCCGGATGCTGGACGAGGGCCTGGGCAAGCTGCACTTCTGGACCACGTTCCTGGGCTTCCACGCCACGTTCCTGGTGCACCACTGGCTGGGCAACGAGGGGATGCCGCGCCGGTACGCCGACTACCTCCCGTCGGACGGGTTCACCTTCCTGAACACGCTGTCCACGATCGGGTCGTTCGTGCTGGGCGCGTCGGTGCTGCCGTTCGTGTGGAACGTGGTGCGCAGCCACCGCTACGGCGAGCTCGCGGGCGTGGACGACCCGTGGGGGTTCGGCAACTCGCTGGAGTGGGCCACCTCGTCGCCGCCGCCCAGGCACAACTTCACCGAGCTGCCGCGCATCCGCAGCGAGCGCCCGGCGTTCGAGCTGCACCACCCGCACATGGTCGAGCGGATGCGGGCGGAGGCGCACTTCTCGCTGCGCAGGGGCGGGGAGTCGACCCCGCCGGACCCGGTGACCGAGCAGGCGCTCGCGCCGACCGACCGCAACCGGAAGAACCCCTCGGACGAGTGA
- a CDS encoding TasA family protein encodes MKHRTTATAPAAETTRTRRSVWRPVAFAAIGGSVLVAMGVGVYATLLATAANVTPESVTDGTLRLTMAAQGAGFDQAVTNVAPGDTINRYVDLTNSGTLDGQAMTLQVAATGASTLITDGASTRALRVSVTSCNGGTWNPTTGVCSGTTAALLAATPLSSLTSNASLIAGSISAGSVQRLRVSLNLPDQNETTVNGALPANTVQGQSVNLTYTFGQTQRTATTSNA; translated from the coding sequence GTGAAGCACCGCACCACCGCCACCGCCCCCGCCGCCGAGACCACCCGCACCCGCCGCTCGGTCTGGCGCCCGGTCGCCTTCGCCGCCATCGGCGGCTCCGTGCTCGTCGCCATGGGCGTCGGCGTCTACGCGACGCTGCTGGCCACCGCCGCGAACGTCACCCCCGAGTCGGTCACCGACGGCACCCTCAGGCTCACCATGGCCGCCCAGGGCGCGGGCTTCGACCAGGCCGTCACCAACGTGGCCCCCGGCGACACCATCAACCGCTACGTCGACCTCACCAACAGCGGCACCCTGGACGGCCAGGCCATGACGCTGCAGGTCGCCGCCACCGGCGCCAGCACCCTCATCACCGACGGCGCCAGCACCAGGGCCCTGCGGGTCAGCGTCACCTCCTGCAACGGCGGCACCTGGAACCCGACCACGGGCGTGTGCTCCGGCACCACCGCCGCGCTGCTCGCCGCCACCCCGCTGAGCAGCCTCACCAGCAACGCCTCGCTGATCGCGGGCTCCATCTCCGCCGGTTCGGTGCAGCGCCTGCGCGTCAGCCTGAACCTGCCGGACCAGAACGAGACCACGGTCAACGGCGCGCTGCCCGCCAACACCGTGCAGGGCCAGAGCGTGAACCTCACCTACACCTTCGGCCAGACCCAGCGCACCGCCACCACCAGCAACGCCTGA
- a CDS encoding signal peptidase I, whose translation MTTSAAGKPTSDQGDTATAASATAPAPRTAPVPRSAGAPLGTAPAPRTAETPGADVDTTAERAVPTARTGTAPAGTAPTAPAGTAPTASDETATAAPATAAPTDTPPAAAPATGRVWRRRKALRVLGGVLLFLVATAAVAAAVAVVILKIGFAPVLTPSMKPVLNPGDLLVTRATPVSQLEVGDVVVLPRPDMEGERYAHRVISLNTSEGKTVVRTKGDNNTDPDPQALRIESATVPVGIGDLPGVGRAALAVGQAGWLRVAVIVLVGLALLLALKRALIQPAPPGRHSKARR comes from the coding sequence ATGACCACGAGCGCAGCAGGCAAGCCGACCTCCGACCAGGGCGACACCGCGACCGCCGCGAGCGCGACCGCCCCGGCCCCGAGGACCGCCCCGGTCCCGAGGAGCGCGGGGGCCCCGCTCGGGACCGCGCCCGCCCCCAGGACCGCCGAGACGCCGGGAGCGGACGTGGACACCACCGCCGAGCGCGCCGTGCCCACCGCCAGGACCGGGACCGCGCCCGCCGGGACCGCGCCCACCGCGCCCGCCGGCACCGCGCCCACCGCGAGCGACGAGACCGCCACCGCCGCGCCCGCCACCGCCGCGCCCACAGACACCCCGCCCGCCGCCGCGCCCGCCACGGGCCGCGTGTGGCGCCGCCGCAAGGCCCTGCGCGTCCTCGGCGGCGTGCTGCTGTTCCTCGTCGCCACCGCCGCGGTCGCCGCCGCCGTCGCCGTCGTCATCCTCAAGATCGGCTTCGCCCCGGTCCTGACCCCGTCGATGAAGCCCGTCCTCAACCCCGGCGACCTGCTCGTCACCCGCGCCACCCCGGTCTCCCAGCTCGAGGTCGGCGACGTCGTCGTCCTGCCCCGCCCGGACATGGAGGGCGAGCGGTACGCCCACCGGGTGATTTCGCTGAACACCTCGGAGGGCAAGACCGTCGTGCGCACCAAGGGCGACAACAACACCGACCCCGACCCGCAGGCGCTGCGCATCGAGTCCGCCACCGTGCCGGTCGGCATCGGCGACCTGCCCGGCGTCGGCCGCGCCGCCCTCGCGGTCGGCCAGGCGGGCTGGCTGCGCGTCGCGGTGATCGTCCTGGTCGGCCTCGCGCTCCTGCTCGCGCTCAAGCGCGCCCTCATCCAGCCCGCCCCTCCCGGCAGGCACTCCAAGGCCCGCAGGTGA